Proteins from a single region of Phycisphaeraceae bacterium D3-23:
- a CDS encoding UvrD-helicase domain-containing protein, which produces MPERTHEDAASDPDTIDAFIKRTYGRVAGDDLAGHPPAAPHLLIRASAGTGKTYRLTTRYLRLLRAGETAEHILATTFTRKAAGEVLGRVLGWLARASVDPRERAGLDFALGGFGLSEQECLVMLRRLVDGLNRLAIGTIDSFFNRAARALRFELDLPAEPRLTDEHHPAARELRYDAIQRVLGEAAATDDGFQTLIELLRRVHHDTADRSVTEAIDALVVELHDVYRQHDDRALWAKLDPPPVLSRELLNTAVMDVVALGEHIPATKTGAPRKHWATAYQTISLAAQRHDFDAILGHEIAKRLLEAGDGAVYSGCEIPALWQAALTPILKHARAQTLQQLAQMTESTYDLLDAFSSQYEDAKRAAGVLLFSDLTHLLSRAMPTLGEDVAEQFYYRLDSRVTHLLLDEFQDTSLPQWRVLEPFALEVTAAADGGRSFFCVGDEKQAIYGWRGGCAELFSAVEELPGVTPWTMTQSRRSSPVVLDTVNQVFSTLTTNVAFEDKHDRWAGAAEHWAARFETHAAHDTTLPGHVLLKTTAPSDSDAAYDADDDGDGDTGAASPHEVYCAEHIARVAIETPGTTVGVLLRRKKAARGLLHRLRALGVAVSEEGGNPIDHTPAVGAVLSAIQLADHPGDTVAAFHVGNSPLGGVLGMDWRDKASVGSAALRIRRAVLDRGYGETVALWCRAVAPSCDARSLRRLEQLVGLAQQYDHDMAGAVRGGGALRVSGFVEVVRRARVESPTPAAVRVMTLHAAKGLEFDTVVLPDLHATLSANDHNALVMLDRDSPLDAPRRIVRRLKRGKLAAIGLEKLADREDAWQRGEDLCLLYVGMTRAKHALHLLVPPLKATKTGLSSVGRTNLSYAAILRQALAPDFDETAEGGEVLYEHGDVGWAAALPGMASESSDEAPGSLVEPRGTITLVPERRPTRGLPERRPSDGAEDTRVHATDLLKLSASGGRGYGSAMHAVCELLGFVDEETLPGDDVVADALRRAGQPDGSEDVAAFAGRLRGMLKAEPVRSVLSREGAAELWRERGFAVVLDGRLVRGVYDRVHVWRDAAGKATRARLIDFKTDRLPDAGPDALAEHYGGQVNAYRAALCAMLGIQPDAVEAMLVLTGDAVVIPVDGPPD; this is translated from the coding sequence ATGCCTGAACGAACACACGAAGATGCCGCGAGCGATCCTGATACCATCGATGCCTTCATCAAGCGGACCTACGGCCGCGTGGCTGGTGACGACCTCGCCGGGCATCCCCCGGCTGCGCCGCACCTGCTGATCCGCGCCTCGGCGGGGACGGGCAAGACGTATCGGCTGACCACGCGCTACCTCCGGCTCCTGCGCGCGGGCGAGACGGCGGAGCACATCCTCGCGACGACGTTCACGCGCAAGGCGGCGGGCGAGGTGCTGGGCCGGGTGCTGGGCTGGCTCGCGCGGGCGTCGGTCGACCCGCGCGAGCGCGCGGGGCTCGACTTTGCGCTGGGCGGGTTCGGGCTGAGTGAGCAAGAGTGTTTGGTGATGCTGCGTCGGCTGGTCGATGGGCTGAACCGTTTAGCGATCGGCACGATCGACAGCTTCTTCAACCGCGCGGCAAGGGCGCTGCGGTTTGAGCTCGACCTCCCCGCCGAGCCACGGCTGACCGACGAGCACCACCCGGCCGCGCGCGAGCTTCGCTACGACGCGATCCAGCGTGTGCTCGGCGAGGCAGCGGCGACCGACGACGGGTTCCAGACGCTGATCGAGCTGCTCCGCCGGGTCCATCACGACACCGCAGACCGTTCCGTGACCGAGGCGATCGACGCGCTGGTGGTCGAGCTGCACGACGTCTATCGCCAGCACGACGACCGCGCGCTTTGGGCGAAGCTGGACCCGCCGCCGGTGCTGAGCCGGGAGCTACTCAACACGGCGGTGATGGATGTCGTTGCGCTGGGCGAACATATTCCAGCGACCAAGACGGGCGCGCCGCGCAAGCACTGGGCTACGGCGTACCAGACGATCAGCTTGGCGGCGCAGCGGCACGACTTTGATGCCATCCTCGGCCATGAGATCGCAAAGCGTTTGCTCGAAGCGGGTGACGGTGCGGTATACAGCGGATGCGAGATACCGGCCCTCTGGCAGGCGGCGCTGACTCCGATCCTCAAGCACGCCCGTGCGCAGACGTTGCAGCAGCTTGCGCAGATGACGGAGTCGACTTACGACTTGCTGGATGCGTTTTCTTCGCAGTACGAAGACGCGAAACGAGCGGCGGGGGTGCTGCTGTTCAGCGACCTGACGCACCTGCTGTCGCGCGCGATGCCGACGCTCGGCGAGGATGTCGCGGAGCAGTTTTACTACCGGCTCGATTCGCGGGTGACACACCTGCTGCTCGACGAGTTCCAGGATACGTCGCTGCCGCAGTGGCGGGTGCTCGAGCCGTTCGCACTCGAGGTCACGGCCGCGGCGGACGGCGGGCGGAGTTTTTTCTGTGTCGGCGACGAGAAGCAGGCGATCTATGGCTGGCGCGGCGGCTGCGCGGAGCTGTTCAGCGCGGTGGAAGAGTTGCCCGGCGTGACGCCTTGGACGATGACGCAGAGCCGGCGGTCGTCGCCCGTGGTGCTGGATACGGTTAACCAAGTGTTTTCGACGCTGACGACCAACGTTGCGTTTGAGGATAAGCACGACCGCTGGGCCGGCGCGGCCGAGCATTGGGCAGCGCGGTTCGAGACGCACGCGGCGCACGACACAACGCTGCCCGGGCACGTGCTGCTGAAGACGACGGCCCCGAGCGACTCCGATGCGGCTTACGACGCTGATGACGATGGTGATGGGGACACTGGGGCCGCATCGCCCCACGAGGTCTACTGCGCCGAGCATATTGCGAGGGTGGCAATAGAGACGCCCGGCACAACGGTTGGCGTGCTGCTGCGGCGCAAAAAGGCGGCGCGGGGGCTGCTGCATCGGCTGCGTGCGTTGGGCGTCGCGGTGTCGGAGGAGGGCGGCAACCCGATCGACCACACGCCGGCGGTGGGCGCGGTGTTGTCGGCTATCCAGCTCGCGGACCACCCGGGCGACACGGTCGCGGCGTTCCACGTAGGCAACTCGCCGCTGGGTGGGGTGCTCGGCATGGACTGGCGGGACAAGGCGTCGGTCGGGTCGGCGGCGCTGCGGATTCGGCGGGCGGTGCTGGACCGTGGCTACGGCGAGACGGTCGCGCTGTGGTGTAGGGCCGTCGCACCGTCATGTGATGCGCGGTCGCTGCGTCGGCTTGAGCAGTTGGTCGGGCTCGCGCAGCAGTACGACCACGACATGGCCGGCGCGGTGCGGGGCGGTGGGGCGCTGCGGGTAAGCGGGTTTGTGGAGGTGGTGCGCCGCGCGCGGGTCGAGTCGCCGACGCCCGCGGCGGTGCGGGTGATGACGCTGCATGCGGCCAAGGGCCTGGAGTTTGATACGGTCGTGCTGCCAGACTTGCACGCGACGCTGAGTGCGAACGACCACAACGCGCTGGTGATGCTGGATCGCGATTCGCCGCTGGATGCGCCGCGCCGAATCGTGCGTCGGCTCAAGCGGGGCAAGCTCGCGGCGATCGGGCTGGAAAAGCTGGCGGATCGAGAGGACGCCTGGCAGCGCGGCGAGGACTTGTGCCTGCTTTACGTGGGGATGACACGCGCTAAGCACGCGCTGCACCTGCTGGTCCCGCCGCTAAAGGCGACGAAGACCGGGCTGTCGTCGGTCGGGCGGACGAATCTGAGCTACGCGGCGATCCTGCGGCAGGCGCTCGCGCCGGATTTCGATGAAACGGCTGAGGGTGGTGAGGTGTTGTACGAGCACGGCGATGTGGGTTGGGCGGCGGCGTTGCCGGGTATGGCTTCAGAATCGTCCGATGAAGCACCGGGTTCGTTAGTCGAGCCGCGTGGCACGATTACGCTCGTTCCGGAGCGTCGTCCGACACGCGGGCTGCCCGAGCGTCGGCCTAGTGATGGCGCGGAAGACACGCGGGTGCATGCGACGGATTTGTTGAAGCTGAGCGCGTCGGGTGGCCGGGGGTATGGTAGCGCGATGCATGCGGTGTGTGAGTTGTTGGGCTTCGTCGATGAAGAGACGCTGCCGGGCGACGATGTGGTCGCGGATGCGCTGCGGCGGGCCGGCCAACCGGATGGGTCGGAAGACGTCGCGGCTTTTGCGGGGCGGCTGCGTGGGATGCTCAAGGCCGAGCCGGTGCGGTCTGTGCTGTCGCGGGAAGGCGCGGCCGAGCTTTGGCGTGAGCGCGGGTTCGCGGTGGTGCTTGATGGTCGGCTGGTGCGTGGCGTTTACGACCGGGTGCATGTCTGGCGTGATGCGGCGGGGAAGGCGACCCGTGCCCGGCTGATCGACTTCAAGACCGACCGGCTTCCGGACGCGGGCCCAGACGCGCTGGCCGAGCACTACGGCGGGCAGGTCAACGCGTACCGCGCGGCGCTGTGTGCGATGCTGGGGATTCAACCCGACGCGGTCGAGGCGATGCTGGTACTGACGGGCGACGCGGTTGTGATTCCCGTGGATGGGCCGCCCGACTGA
- the sixA gene encoding phosphohistidine phosphatase SixA, whose protein sequence is MKVLIFRHGIAEPRVDGLDDPARQLTRRGYGRTQLAAIGLTRLMRPVDLILTSPYTRAEQTAAVLGLAMRRTPETLDALAADRPARDVIDALFQREDTSVALVGHNPQLEETVSLLCGRDPACKLTSISKAGAVLLRAKRYPEKPAKLLWAMSPRTLRMLARRLPKQRPPVPMSKTDIEPETTEPATPEPMPTQSAESPPCENSGETPTN, encoded by the coding sequence ATGAAGGTCCTGATCTTCCGACACGGTATCGCCGAGCCCCGCGTCGACGGGCTCGACGACCCCGCACGACAGCTCACCCGCCGGGGCTACGGGCGGACCCAACTCGCGGCCATCGGGCTCACCCGGCTGATGCGCCCCGTCGACCTCATCCTCACCAGCCCCTACACCCGCGCCGAGCAGACCGCCGCCGTGCTTGGCCTCGCGATGCGCCGAACCCCGGAAACCCTCGACGCGCTCGCCGCCGACCGCCCCGCACGCGACGTCATCGACGCTCTCTTCCAACGCGAAGATACCTCGGTCGCGCTCGTCGGCCACAACCCACAGCTCGAAGAGACCGTCTCGCTGCTATGCGGCCGCGACCCCGCATGTAAACTCACCTCCATCAGCAAGGCCGGCGCGGTGCTTCTGCGTGCCAAACGCTATCCCGAGAAGCCTGCAAAACTCTTGTGGGCGATGTCGCCGCGCACCCTCCGCATGCTTGCCCGCCGACTGCCCAAACAACGCCCGCCGGTCCCGATGTCAAAGACGGATATCGAGCCGGAGACGACCGAGCCAGCCACACCTGAGCCGATGCCGACGCAGTCAGCAGAAAGCCCGCCATGTGAAAACAGCGGCGAAACGCCAACAAACTGA
- a CDS encoding DUF3482 domain-containing protein produces the protein MTDESTRVDTNAEDAAPLLVVVGHPNKGKSSIVATLAEDASVQIAPRPGTTVRADHFPMRVDGDLLYTLVDTPGFENARKALDWMRRHDEGVDRRNEVVRKFIAAHREVPELRNEVELLTPLVSDRGQAGVLYVVDGSIPFSEEYEAEMEILRWAGRPRMALINKIGDADYTVSWRTALDQYFSIVREFNAVKAPFEKHLELLRGFGELREGWAGPMRDAAAALAEQRAGYRRRSAKLVAGLLADMLTLTESKVLSREDDASPHKEALQSKLRGRLRQLERRCRQEVESVYGHDRLEREEGDVESQALLDGDLFSEHAWVLFGLRKKHLVLAGVAGGAATGGVIDASVGAVSFMAGAVVGAIVGGGLGWYSAGRVAKIPTKSRWLPGPLRGAIGGKKLTCGPIKNVNFPFVVLGRARHHHGLIADRNHAAQGVLKVEYAEEDAGRLNPLTGEETRTLSRLFTKLGKCRPDSEQVQPLVDQLADRIAALLGSQ, from the coding sequence ATGACGGATGAATCCACGCGAGTTGATACAAACGCCGAAGACGCCGCGCCGCTGCTGGTAGTTGTGGGCCATCCCAACAAGGGCAAGTCGAGCATCGTCGCGACGCTGGCGGAGGACGCTTCGGTGCAGATCGCGCCTCGGCCTGGCACGACGGTGCGTGCCGACCACTTCCCGATGCGGGTGGATGGCGATCTGCTGTACACGCTGGTGGATACGCCGGGGTTTGAGAACGCGCGCAAGGCGCTGGACTGGATGCGGCGACACGATGAGGGTGTCGACCGGCGGAACGAAGTCGTGCGCAAGTTCATCGCGGCGCACCGCGAGGTGCCGGAGCTTCGTAACGAGGTCGAGCTGCTGACACCGCTCGTCTCGGACCGTGGGCAGGCGGGCGTGCTGTACGTCGTAGACGGGTCGATCCCGTTCAGCGAGGAGTACGAGGCGGAGATGGAGATCCTGCGGTGGGCGGGTCGGCCGCGCATGGCGCTGATCAACAAGATCGGCGACGCGGACTACACCGTGTCCTGGCGAACGGCGCTGGACCAGTACTTCAGCATCGTGCGTGAGTTCAACGCGGTGAAGGCGCCATTCGAGAAGCACTTGGAACTGCTGCGTGGGTTTGGCGAGTTGCGTGAGGGCTGGGCGGGGCCGATGCGCGACGCGGCGGCCGCGCTGGCGGAGCAGCGTGCGGGCTATCGCCGACGGTCGGCGAAGCTGGTCGCGGGGTTGCTGGCGGACATGTTGACGCTGACGGAGTCGAAGGTGCTTTCGCGTGAGGACGACGCGTCGCCGCACAAGGAGGCGCTGCAGAGCAAGCTGCGCGGCCGACTGCGCCAGCTCGAGCGCCGCTGCCGGCAGGAGGTCGAATCGGTCTACGGCCACGACCGGCTGGAACGCGAGGAGGGCGATGTCGAGTCGCAGGCGCTGCTCGACGGCGACCTGTTCTCCGAGCACGCGTGGGTGCTGTTCGGCCTGCGCAAAAAGCACCTTGTGCTCGCCGGCGTCGCGGGGGGCGCGGCGACGGGCGGGGTGATCGATGCGTCGGTCGGCGCGGTGTCGTTCATGGCTGGGGCGGTGGTCGGCGCGATCGTGGGTGGGGGGCTGGGCTGGTACTCGGCGGGGCGTGTGGCGAAGATCCCGACGAAGAGCCGGTGGCTGCCCGGCCCGCTGCGCGGCGCGATCGGCGGGAAGAAGCTGACGTGCGGGCCGATCAAGAACGTGAATTTCCCGTTCGTGGTGCTCGGCCGGGCGCGTCACCACCACGGCCTGATCGCCGACCGCAACCACGCCGCGCAGGGCGTCTTGAAGGTCGAGTACGCCGAGGAAGACGCGGGCCGGCTCAACCCGCTCACGGGCGAAGAGACCCGCACGCTGAGCCGGCTGTTCACGAAGCTGGGCAAGTGCCGGCCCGACAGCGAGCAGGTCCAGCCACTGGTGGACCAGTTGGCGGACCGGATCGCGGCGCTGCTGGGGTCGCAATGA
- a CDS encoding DUF695 domain-containing protein, with the protein MPDKIEVEDKWDFYPCRVDNHPASMSVNMAYIDHAPISGADTVYRLTFEQPDPGEHGMGTQQSFDVMCDVEDAFFTHLSDSELYFVGRLRNMGKWELYFFGCGGQDRRIEDAAAKAIQQTTNLPYDFGSKPDPEWSGYTNYIYPSPERHRWMADRSVVDVLAEHNDLHNKPRRIDHWIYFAAKDDREAMAKAVAMIGFAREDDPEDGDGDLPFGLQLYRDDPSELNHINSVTSRLCEIADENGGSYDGWETFIVNDD; encoded by the coding sequence ATGCCCGATAAGATAGAGGTTGAAGACAAATGGGATTTCTACCCCTGCCGGGTTGATAACCATCCCGCTTCGATGTCTGTAAACATGGCATACATCGACCATGCTCCGATTTCTGGCGCAGACACTGTCTATAGGCTTACATTCGAGCAACCTGATCCCGGCGAACACGGCATGGGCACCCAGCAATCATTCGACGTGATGTGTGATGTCGAGGATGCCTTTTTTACGCATCTCAGTGACAGCGAACTCTACTTCGTTGGCAGACTCCGCAACATGGGCAAGTGGGAACTGTATTTTTTCGGTTGCGGAGGACAGGATAGGCGCATCGAAGATGCCGCTGCCAAAGCGATTCAACAGACCACGAACCTCCCCTACGATTTCGGGTCCAAGCCCGACCCAGAATGGTCAGGTTACACCAACTACATTTATCCAAGCCCGGAACGCCACCGCTGGATGGCCGACCGCTCTGTCGTCGATGTTCTCGCCGAACATAACGACCTGCATAACAAGCCACGCCGGATCGATCACTGGATTTACTTTGCGGCCAAAGACGACCGCGAGGCGATGGCAAAAGCTGTAGCAATGATCGGGTTTGCCAGAGAAGATGACCCCGAAGATGGTGACGGCGACTTGCCCTTTGGCCTGCAACTTTACCGAGACGATCCGAGTGAACTGAACCACATCAACTCGGTTACATCACGGCTGTGCGAGATCGCCGATGAAAATGGTGGCAGCTACGACGGCTGGGAAACCTTCATAGTCAATGATGATTAA
- a CDS encoding Fe(2+)-trafficking protein, with translation MSNNLEERIAQWEQMCREAPDDMSFLSLGNVYKEADRLEDAADAYAKAIEHNSQMSRAYHARGQALIKLGREDEAGPLLLTGYEVAAELGEVMPQKSMAALIQKLGLDLPEVEDYNARKQEVEAAGDQVLDKRTGQPQNKLPDPPMRGPIGAYIFAHFGQDTWREWIGMGTKVINELRLDFSNPAHQDVYETHMLEWLGVTKEDVEAFAGS, from the coding sequence ATGAGTAACAACCTCGAAGAACGGATCGCGCAGTGGGAGCAGATGTGCCGGGAGGCACCCGACGACATGTCGTTCCTCTCGCTGGGCAATGTCTATAAGGAAGCCGACCGGCTCGAAGACGCGGCCGACGCCTACGCCAAGGCGATCGAGCACAACAGCCAGATGTCGCGCGCCTACCACGCCCGGGGCCAGGCCCTCATCAAGCTGGGCCGGGAGGACGAGGCCGGCCCGCTCCTGCTCACCGGCTACGAGGTCGCCGCCGAGCTGGGCGAGGTGATGCCCCAAAAGTCCATGGCCGCGCTGATCCAGAAGCTCGGCCTCGACCTGCCCGAAGTCGAGGACTACAACGCCCGCAAGCAGGAAGTCGAGGCGGCCGGCGACCAGGTCCTCGACAAACGCACGGGCCAGCCGCAAAACAAGCTCCCCGACCCGCCGATGCGCGGCCCGATCGGCGCCTACATCTTCGCCCACTTCGGCCAGGACACCTGGCGCGAATGGATCGGCATGGGCACCAAAGTCATCAACGAGCTCCGCCTCGACTTCTCCAACCCCGCCCACCAAGACGTCTACGAAACACACATGCTCGAATGGCTGGGCGTGACGAAGGAAGATGTTGAGGCGTTCGCGGGGTCGTAA
- a CDS encoding DUF2868 domain-containing protein, which translates to MATNSNTRVSPVELIALAARLNHDEQRPRGELVVRDRALSSKLAAEPGGDALDDAARLLWWLEHAEDAEADAVSDQVGSAMSLAGFGLVVLGLLMGSGVALGVFVFDGERPVNVVAALGVFVFLQAATLVLAVLAVLPAGWTSWLPGFVVVQETLRRLSPGRLSFLLARLMPQPMREALAASIGRAGAHRRVYGRVQLWAVVRWSQLFAVAFNVAAAAVFVSLVVFTDLLFVWSTTLDVEPESFHALTSAVALPWGFVPDAVPSLELVNATRFQRGTGDDPSRLGGGWWSFILLAMLVYGLLPRLVALVWAQVALGRASRAALLATPGVSSVLQRLQRGAQSQDLVEPTDSAAGSAWPAAGVGTHPVVVDWSRAAGSVGRARRVLGLEVDDILPAGGARTMDEDAAAVEQIGTLVKPSGDVSPRGVVVLVKLWEPPMLEVLSFFKALRISVGDAVPVRVCAVSHDSDGRLVSDDAEHLAQWRRRVQTLGDPWLTVAMQQEGAGDDG; encoded by the coding sequence ATGGCTACGAATTCCAACACCCGCGTCTCGCCGGTCGAGCTGATCGCGTTGGCGGCGCGGCTGAACCACGACGAGCAGCGGCCACGCGGCGAGCTGGTTGTGCGCGACCGGGCGCTCTCGTCGAAGCTGGCGGCCGAGCCGGGCGGCGATGCGCTGGACGACGCGGCCAGGCTGCTGTGGTGGCTTGAACACGCGGAAGATGCCGAGGCCGACGCGGTGTCGGACCAGGTCGGCAGCGCGATGTCGCTGGCGGGGTTCGGGCTGGTGGTGCTCGGTTTGTTGATGGGGTCGGGGGTCGCGCTGGGTGTGTTTGTGTTCGACGGCGAACGGCCCGTGAACGTCGTCGCGGCGCTGGGCGTGTTTGTTTTTTTGCAGGCGGCGACGCTGGTGCTCGCGGTACTCGCGGTGTTGCCGGCCGGGTGGACAAGCTGGTTGCCGGGGTTCGTCGTTGTGCAGGAGACTCTGCGTCGTCTGAGCCCGGGTCGGCTGTCGTTTCTGCTCGCGCGTTTGATGCCGCAGCCGATGCGTGAGGCGCTCGCGGCGTCGATCGGGCGCGCGGGTGCGCACCGGCGGGTGTACGGCCGGGTGCAGCTCTGGGCGGTGGTGCGCTGGTCGCAACTCTTCGCGGTCGCGTTCAATGTCGCGGCGGCGGCGGTGTTTGTATCGCTCGTGGTGTTCACCGACTTGCTGTTTGTCTGGAGCACCACGCTCGATGTCGAGCCCGAGTCGTTCCATGCGTTGACGTCGGCGGTCGCGCTGCCCTGGGGGTTTGTGCCTGACGCGGTGCCGTCGCTTGAGCTTGTGAACGCGACACGGTTCCAGCGGGGGACGGGGGATGATCCCAGCCGGTTGGGCGGGGGGTGGTGGTCGTTTATCCTGCTGGCGATGCTGGTGTATGGCTTGTTGCCGCGTTTGGTTGCGCTGGTCTGGGCGCAGGTGGCGCTGGGGCGTGCATCGCGCGCGGCGCTGCTGGCGACGCCGGGGGTTTCGTCGGTGCTTCAGCGTTTGCAACGCGGTGCGCAGTCGCAGGACTTGGTTGAACCCACGGACAGCGCGGCGGGTTCGGCCTGGCCGGCGGCGGGGGTCGGCACGCATCCGGTGGTGGTGGACTGGTCGCGCGCGGCAGGCTCGGTCGGGCGAGCCAGGCGGGTGCTGGGGCTTGAGGTGGACGACATCCTGCCGGCGGGCGGTGCCCGAACGATGGATGAAGATGCCGCCGCGGTCGAACAGATCGGCACACTGGTCAAGCCGTCGGGCGATGTGTCGCCGCGCGGCGTGGTGGTGCTCGTGAAGCTGTGGGAGCCGCCGATGCTGGAGGTGCTGTCGTTTTTCAAAGCGCTCCGCATCTCGGTGGGTGACGCGGTGCCCGTGCGTGTCTGCGCGGTGTCACACGATAGCGATGGTCGGCTCGTGTCGGACGATGCCGAGCATCTGGCGCAGTGGCGTCGGCGGGTGCAGACGCTGGGCGATCCCTGGCTGACGGTGGCGATGCAGCAGGAAGGGGCCGGCGATGACGGATGA
- a CDS encoding PD-(D/E)XK nuclease family protein — MKHIRKLRPLDDRAVELDGGAFGSLAHAALRVLGDEALAGEDRQDKLFEHLSAALDQRLREQYGPHPRAAVRVQAEQLRYRLEAAARVQARHVAEGWRVVHVEGAGRSGRLSQTIDVDGEPFTLTGKIDRIDRHEDGRVLVIDYKTSNSAKSPDATHRAGPRNDKRWTDLQLPLYRGLSAELGVEGDRIDLAYFNVPKSLADAALSVAPWTPSEIDEAIAVRDDVIRALRARCYWPPSEEPPRFEDGLAGVCADEAEERARIVQRSGTGLGGEGDA; from the coding sequence CTGAAGCACATCCGCAAGCTCCGTCCGCTCGACGACCGCGCGGTCGAGCTTGACGGCGGGGCGTTCGGCTCGCTCGCGCACGCCGCGCTGCGCGTGCTGGGAGACGAAGCCCTTGCCGGTGAGGACCGCCAAGACAAACTATTTGAGCATCTCAGCGCCGCGCTCGACCAGCGCCTGCGCGAGCAGTACGGCCCACACCCCCGCGCGGCGGTGCGGGTGCAGGCCGAGCAGCTCCGCTACCGGCTTGAAGCGGCGGCGCGGGTGCAGGCCCGGCATGTCGCCGAGGGCTGGCGCGTCGTGCATGTCGAGGGCGCGGGGCGGTCGGGCCGGCTGTCGCAGACGATCGACGTCGATGGCGAGCCGTTCACTCTGACCGGCAAGATCGACCGCATCGATCGGCACGAAGACGGCCGAGTCCTCGTGATCGACTACAAGACCTCGAACAGCGCGAAGTCCCCCGACGCGACGCACCGGGCGGGGCCCAGGAACGACAAGCGGTGGACCGACCTGCAGCTCCCGCTTTATCGCGGGCTGAGCGCGGAACTGGGTGTGGAGGGTGATCGGATCGACTTGGCGTATTTCAATGTGCCCAAGTCGCTGGCGGACGCGGCGCTGTCGGTCGCGCCGTGGACCCCGAGCGAGATCGATGAGGCGATCGCCGTGCGCGACGATGTGATCCGCGCGCTGCGGGCGCGTTGCTACTGGCCGCCGAGCGAGGAGCCGCCGCGTTTTGAGGACGGGCTCGCGGGTGTGTGCGCGGATGAGGCGGAGGAGCGGGCGCGGATCGTGCAGCGCAGCGGCACGGGGTTGGGGGGGGAAGGCGATGCCTGA